The Bartonella australis AUST/NH1 genome contains the following window.
ACAATTATGCTTTCTGGTATCGTTCTAATTTTGCAGCCCCAAATTATCACCCTCATTCACAACGATCTTCCTACATGGCTCGGTACACTAATTGGCGCGCTTTTCCTCGCTTTTATAGCGCTCTATACTTTTGGCAGTTGGCTTCAATTAAAGCCTTTACGCATAGGAAAAAAAATCCAGCTTTCTTACCCACAATTCAGAATTGTTGTACAACAACTTCTTATTAGTCCATTAGAACTTTTAGCGGCAGCAGGTATTATATATGCTGTGTTACCGCATAGCGCCGATATTCATTTTATTTCGGTGCTCGGTGTTTTTCTCGCATCTTTCAGCGCAGCTCTCCTTTCCAACGCCCCTGCGGGCGGGATTGGTGTCCTTGAAGCTTTATTTATAGCGGGCATGCCTAACGTAAATTCCGCCGATGTTATAGCTGCACTCATTGTATTTAGGATGCTTTATCTGATTATACCTTTTATCATCTCCTTATTTTTTGTGGCAATTTTTGAAGTCCAGCAATATTGGAAGCGAACACAGTAGCTCCCGCTGAAATAAAAGCTACTAAAACAGCAGCAAGCAGTTCGCGTGTTCTTTTCATCGCTAAGAAAGGCAGCGGATTTTGTCGTCTCTTTGTCTGCCTAAATCAGTCTTTTTCCTTCAAAATAAG
Protein-coding sequences here:
- a CDS encoding lysylphosphatidylglycerol synthase transmembrane domain-containing protein codes for the protein MKLKKFLWPLVGILTMLVSIRILYVKLSAISFNDVLERLGDLSTHDWLLAFSCSLFAYSALAGYDRIALQHLGHKISWMFIAICSFTTYALSHNIGASVFSGAVVRYRAYTIKGLSGSEIAILVGFCSFTFVIGTIMLSGIVLILQPQIITLIHNDLPTWLGTLIGALFLAFIALYTFGSWLQLKPLRIGKKIQLSYPQFRIVVQQLLISPLELLAAAGIIYAVLPHSADIHFISVLGVFLASFSAALLSNAPAGGIGVLEALFIAGMPNVNSADVIAALIVFRMLYLIIPFIISLFFVAIFEVQQYWKRTQ